One window of the Anomalospiza imberbis isolate Cuckoo-Finch-1a 21T00152 chromosome 12, ASM3175350v1, whole genome shotgun sequence genome contains the following:
- the LRP3 gene encoding low-density lipoprotein receptor-related protein 3 isoform X2, with protein MRVNLFLTGKIESAVTSLAACSGELEQHTERRGVIYSPSWPSNYPPAINCSWYIQGDHGDMITISFKNFDLEDSQKCAVDWLMIGPSSKREEYKVCGSSIPPSFISARDHVWIFFHSDASSSGQAQGFRLSYIRGKIGQSVCQSDEFHCANGKCIPSTWKCNSMDECGDNSDEKNCTVPPTDPPSSICPSGTFQCSAAHSTKCLMNELRCNSVKDCGDGSDEDNCPDLSCGKRLGNFYGSFASPDLFRADHSRSDLRCTWYVDTQDNRHVLLQLDLQLGYNDYVKVYDGIGERGDKLMQTFSHHNNRHSVSVESSKGQLTVSYHARSKSTGHGFNATYQVKGYCLPWEHPCGSDEECFTDKQHCDGWWHCPNGKDEENCPACQKNEYPCEGNSGLCYSILDRCNNQKNCPDGSDEKNCFTCQPGNFHCGTNLCIFETWRCDGQEDCQDGSDERNCLVIVPRKVITAALIGSLVCGLLLVIALGCAFKLYSLRTREYRAFETQMTRLEAEFVRREAPPSYGQLIAQGLIPPVEDFPVYNASQASVLQNIRTAMRRQMRRHSSRRSSSRRRLGRLWSRLFHRPRVRGQIPLLTPARTSQTTLGDGIISSADGAARSPPPSPEGPSLEANGQARGPQEAGCSSLQPETETTEPSPSNIFQQNTCTAAHTEPEAGHTNKSLSADSDRELKQPSKADTGKAFRDPLSESVTETIHGGSVSRRTVPEDSSLSGSHPLSEDPCRLPLKKWESGYPDSPMNVHIQVNGQNQCCPNSYQEEPLGVHAACCHSVEVPMLQSSTSLSENNTSDDESLLVC; from the exons TTTCAAGAATTTTGATTTGGAAGACTCTCAGAAGTGTGCAGTAGACTGGTTGATGATTGGCCCATCTTCCAAGAGGGAGGAGTACAAAGTGTGTGGATCTTCCATACCTCCATCTTTCATCTCTGCAAGGGACCATGTGTGGATATTTTTTCACTCAGATGCATCAAGCTCAGGACAGGCTCAGGGATTTCGCCTTTCTTATATTAGAG GAAAGATAGGTCAGTCTGTGTGCCAGTCAGATGAATTCCACTGTGCAAATGGGAAGTGTATTCCCAGTACCTGGAAGTGTAATTCCATGGATGAGTGTGGTGATAACTCAGATGAGAAGAATTGCACTGTCCCTCCAACAGACCCTCCATCCAGCATCTGTCCCTCAGGAACATTTCAGTGCAGCGCAGCGCACTCCACCAAATGCTTGATGAACGAGCTGAGATGTAATTCAGTTAAAGACTGTGGTGATGGTTCGGACGAAGATAATTGTCCTGATCTTTCCTGTGGCAAAAGGCTGGGTAATTTTTATGGATCTTTTGCTTCCCCAGACTTATTCCGTGCTGACCACAGCAGGTCAGACCTTCGTTGCACGTGGTATGTGGACACCCAGGATAATCGGCATGTTCTGTTGCAGCTCGATTTGCAGTTAGGCTACAATGACTATGTGAAGGTGTATGATGGCATCGGAGAGAGAGGTGATAAATTAATGCAGACGTTTTCACACCACAACAATAGGCATTCAGTGAGTGTGGAGTCATCCAAGGGCCAGCTCACTGTCTCGTACCATGCCCGCTCCAAGAGCACTGGCCATGGATTCAATGCAACGTATCAGGTGAAAGGCTATTGCCTTCCTTGGGAGCACCCTTGTGGAAGTGATGAGGAATGTTTCACAGATAAGCAGCATTGTGATGGCTGGTGGCATTGTCCAAATGGCAAGGATGAGGAGAACTGTCCTGCTTGCCAGAAGAATGAATACCCATGTGAAGGAAACAGCGGGCTTTGTTACTCCATACTTGACCGCTGTAATAACCAGAAGAACTGTCCAGATGGCTCAGATGAAAAAAACTGCTTTACTTGCCAGCCAGGAAATTTCCATTGTGGGACAAATCTGTGCATCTTTGAGACTTGGCGCTGTGATGGCCAAGAAGACTGCCAGGATGGAAGTGATGAACGTAACTGCCTGGTGATTGTTCCCAGGAAGgtcatcacagctgctctgattGGGAGTCTCGTGTGTGGCTTGCTGCTAGTGATAGCACTGGGTTGTGCATTTAAATTATATTCTCTGAGGACCAGGGAGTACAG AGCATTTGAGACTCAGATGACGCGACTGGAGGCAGAGTTTGTGCGGCGGGAAGCTCCACCTTCCTACGGACAGCTGATTGCACAAGGACTTATTCCCCCCGTCGAGGACTTCCCTGTGTACAACGCATCACAA GcttctgtgctgcagaacaTCCGGACAGCCATGCGGCGGCAGATGAGACGCCACTCGTCCCGGCGCAGCTCCTCGCGGCGCCGCTTGGGCAGGCTCTGGAGCAGACTCTTCCACAGACCTCGGGTGAGAGGACAGATCCCCCTGCTGACACCTGCCCGCACCTCACAGACTACCCTGGGTGATGGAATCATCAGCAGTGCTGATGGGGCGGCTCGGAGTCCCCCCCCTTCCCCAGAAGGACCTAGTTTAGAGGCAAATGGCCAAGCCAGGGGCCCACAAGAAGCTGGATGTAGCAGCTTGCAGCCAGAGACTGAAACGACAGAGCCATCGCCTTCCAACATCTTCCAGCAGAATACTTGCACAGCAGCACATACAGAGCCTGAGGCTGGACACACCAATAAATCTTTAAGTGCTGACTCTGACAGAGAGCTTAAGCAGCCCAGTAAGGCAGATACAGGAAAGGCTTTCAGAGATCCTTTATCTGAAAGTGTTACAGAAACGATCCATGGAGGGTCAGTATCCAGGAGGACTGTCCCAGAGGACAGTAGTTTAAGTGGAAGTCATCCACTGAGTGAAGATCCATGTAGATTACCCTTAAAAAAGTGGGAGTCTGGTTATCCAGACAGCCCTATGAATGTTCATATCCAAGTGAATGGACAAAACCAATGTTGCCCTAACTCATACCAGGAGGAGCCTTTGGGTGTTCATGCAGCTTGTTGCCATTCTGTGGAAGTGCCAATGTTACAGTCATCTACTTCCCTCTCTGAAAACAATACCAGTGATGATGAATCTTTACTTGTTTGCTAa